In Ovis aries strain OAR_USU_Benz2616 breed Rambouillet chromosome 14, ARS-UI_Ramb_v3.0, whole genome shotgun sequence, a single genomic region encodes these proteins:
- the LOC121816491 gene encoding cytochrome c oxidase subunit 6C-like yields the protein MASSSLTKPQMCGLLSHHFHIVRALIVSLGDATFYMFAVAKQRKKAYACFYRNYDSIKDFEEKSKASMFQSAR from the coding sequence ATGGCTTCTAGTTCTTTGACAAAACCTCAGATGTGTGGCCTTCTGTCCCATCATTTTCATATTGTCAGAGCACTTATTGTCTCCCTGGGAGATGCAACTTTCTATATGTTTGCTGTGGCTAAACAAAGAAAGAAGGCATATGCATGTTTCTATAGAAATTATGATTCCATAAAAGATTTTGAGGAGAAGAGTAAGGCAAGTATGTTTCAGAGTGCAAGGTGA